From Xyrauchen texanus isolate HMW12.3.18 chromosome 12, RBS_HiC_50CHRs, whole genome shotgun sequence, one genomic window encodes:
- the st13 gene encoding hsc70-interacting protein, whose amino-acid sequence MDKQKVTELKAFVQMCKDNPAVLHLPEMSFFKTWLQGMGATLPTPTKNNGSSCKGSCPCDGARKPAPEPAPMSESEESEVEIDMEGVIEPETDDPQEMGDYENLEVSDEMMDQANEKKIEAIGMLGDGDLQKALDLFTEAIKLNPKLAILYAKRASVFVKMQKPNAAIRDCDRAIDINPDSAQPYKWRGKAHRLLGHWEEAARDLVMACKLDYDDEASAMLKEVQPKANKIIEHRRKYERKHEERELRSRQERVKKAREEHERAQKEEEARQQAGGAHGGFPGFPGGAGFPGGAPPFGMPGLNEIFNDPEVLMAMQDSEVMAAFQDVAQNPANISKYQSNPKVMALINKLSSKFGGQQP is encoded by the exons ATGGACAAGCAGAAAGTGACAGAGTTAAAGGCCTTCGTGCAGATGTGCAAAGATAATCCAGCTGTGCTGCATCTCCCAGAGATGAGCTTCTTTAAGACCTGGCTGCAGGG AATGGGAGCTACTTTACCAACACCAACAAAGAATAATGGTTCATCTTGCAAG GGAAGCTGTCCATGTGATGGTGCTCGCAAACCAGCGCCTGAACCAGCCCCTATGTCTGAGAGTGAAGAGAGTGAAGTAG AAATCGACATGGAAGGTGTGATTGAGCCCGAAACAGATGATCCTCAGGAGATGGGCGATTACGAGAACCTGGAG GTTTCTGATGAGATGATGGACCAAGCCAATGAGAAAAAGATTGAGGCCATTGGAATGTTAGGAGATG GTGACCTACAGAAAGCTCTCGACCTCTTCACAGAGGCCATCAAACTCAACCCAAAACTGGCCATTCTTTATGCCAAAAGAGCCAG TGTgtttgtaaaaatgcagaaacccAACGCTGCAATCAGAGACTGTGACAGGGCCATTGACATCAACCCAGACTCAGCCCAGCCTTATAAATGGAGGGGGAAAGCACACAG gttgctTGGGCATTGGGAGGAGGCAGCTCGAGACTTGGTGATGGCCTGCAAACTAGACTATGATGATGAAGCCAGTGCCATGCTGAAAGAAGTCCAGCCCAAG GCCAACAAAATCATAGAGCACCGGCGCAAATATGAACGCAAGCATGAAGAACGGGAGCTTAGATCAAGACAAGAACGAGTGAAGAAAGCAAGGGAGGAGCATGAGAGAGCACAAAAG gaagAGGAGGCCAGACAACAAGCTGGAGGAGCACATGGAGGGTTCCCAGGATTTCCAG GAGGTGCTGGTTTCCCTGGTGGAGCTCCTCCATTTGGAATGCCTGGACTTAATGAGATATTTAATGACCCAGAGGTTCTCATGGCTATGCAG GATTCTGAGGTGATGGCAGCATTCCAGGATGTGGCACAAAACCCTGCCAACATCTCCAAGTACCAGAGCAACCCCAAGGTCATGGCCCTAATCAACAAACTCAGCTCGAAGTTTGGTGGCCAGCAGCCCTAA
- the LOC127653250 gene encoding xaa-Pro aminopeptidase 3-like, which translates to MLYSPTSLLRSAFQFVTRSHRSPGSIWCPCRNVFVKTGEWKTKKVPQRYLGQPSPYTHPHLIIYGEVTPGLTQMEFELRRQRLASLIEMKAEQLTGSGTSSNSSHIVIVLSHPVRYMTNDIPYPFHQNQDFLYLTGIMEPDSALVMYGSGKPDQAVLFVPQRDPARELWDGPRSGKDGAAALTGLERVHSTEELGIVLKSLKGRTIWYDGSQPCHPHLHQTHVRPLLEGGPMTRSLRPLTHSLRAIKSPAEVALMKEAGQIAAQAFKKTMAMSRGDIDEALLYAKFDFECRAHGANFLAYPPVVAGGNRANTLHYINNNQIVKDGEMVLLDGGCEYFGYVSDITRTWPVNGKFSPAQRELYEAVLEVQLACLSQCNPGVSLDYIYSTMLSLLARQLKELGIVPQSTSDTDTLKAARQFCPHHVGHYLGMDVHDTPEMSRSQPLQPGMVITIEPGLYISEDNKSSPERFRGLGVRIEDDVVIQNQGGPLILSAYTPKTIADVERACALVED; encoded by the exons ATGTTGTATTCCCCTACCAGTCTACTGAGATCCGCCTTTCAGTTTGTTACTCGGTCTCATCGGAGTCCAG GGTCTATATGGTGTCCATGCAGGAATGTGTTTGTGAAAACAGGTGAATGGAAAACAAAGAAAGTTCCTCAGCGATACCTGGGCCAGCCGAGCCCGTACACACACCCTCACCTCATCATATATG GTGAGGTGACCCCAGGTCTCACCCAGATGGAGTTTGAGTTGCGTCGACAGCGCTTGGCATCTCTGATCGAGATGAAGGCAGAGCAACTGACGGGTTCTGGAACCTCCTCAAACTCCTCCCACATTGTCATCGTCCTATCACATCCTGTTCGCTACATGACCAATGACATCCCTTACCCGTTCCATCAGAACCAGGACTTCCTGTACCTGACAGGAATAATGGAACCAGACAGTGCGCTAGTGATGTATGGATCGGGTAAGCCAGACCAGGCTGTGTTGTTTGTCCCTCAGCGAGACCCAGCGCGAGAGCTTTGGGATGGACCACGTTCGGGGAAAGATGGTGCAGCTGCCCTCACAGGTCTAGAGAGAGTTCACAGCACAGAGGAACTTGGCATAGTGTTAAAGAGCTTGAAAg GCAGAACGATATGGTATGATGGCTCTCAGCCTTGTCACCCGCATTTACATCAGACTCATGTGCGCCCCCTATTGGAGGGAGGACCCATGACGCGGTCTCTTCGACCCCTCACTCACTCCCTTAGAGCCATTAAGAGTCCAGCAGAGGTTGCGCTAATGAAGGAGGCGGGACAGATCGCTGCCCAG GCATTTAAGAAGACGATGGCTATGTCAAGAGGAGACATTGATGAGGCACTTCTCTATGCAAAG TTTGATTTTGAATGCCGTGCTCACGGTGCTAATTTTCTGGCATATCCTCCAGTGGTTGCCGGTGGAAACCGAGCCAACACACTTCATTACATCAACAACAATCAAATAGTGAAG gatGGTGAAATGGTACTGTTGGATGGGGGTTGTGAATATTTTGGTTATGTCAGTGACATAACACGCACTTGGCCTGTAAATGGAAA GTTCAGTCCCGCTCAGAGAGAGTTGTATGAGGCTGTGCTGGAAGTGCAGTTAGCTTGTCTGTCTCAATGCAATCCTGGGGTCAGTCTGGACTACATATACTCCACTATGCTCTCTCTGCTGGCCCGACAACTCAAAGAACTGGGTATTGTCCCACAATCCACCAGTGATACAGATACATTAAAG GCTGCTCGGCAGTTTTGCCCCCATCATGTGGGCCACTACTTGGGCATGGACGTTCATGACACACCTGAGATGTCCCGTTCACAACCGTTGCAGCCAGGCATGGTGATCACTATAGAACCAG GGTTATACATCAGTGAGGACAACAAATCAAGTCCAGAGCGCTTCCGAGGTCTTGGAGTGCGAATCGAGGATGATGTGGTGATCCAAAATCAGGGGGGACCCCTTATCCTTTCTGCATACACCCCAAAAACCATTGCTGATGTAGAGCGAGCTTGTGCACTGGTAGAAGACTGA